The genomic region CAATTCAGGGGTGTCAACGTGACGTTCTTTATTCTCTCACGTGACTCGGTCAGCTGTAAAGAGCTTGTGTGTACCCCCCCTCAAACCATACAGTCTATGGTCCTACCACCCTGCACGTGTCACTGTGCATGGCAAGGATCATACCACTGTTGATCCTGCTGTCCCATTTCCACCAGAGACACATGGTGATTTTGTAAGGCTCATTCTAAGCTCGATATATGTCCGACAAAAGGGGCGTTGCATTATACCGGATACATTCTGGCATTGTGGAGTATCCTTTAAAACAGTATTTAGACCATTTTGTAGGGAGATCAAACATACAGAAAAtcgatgttgttgttgtgtgattaAATACATGACTCATGACCTCAGCATTTAGCTTCATCTTGGCTCCGactctttttgcttttcttaCCTCACTTTCAAGAAGGTCTCCAGTATAATAATGACCCTTTGGGACAATGATTACACAATGGTGCAGCTTTTAAATCAATCCCAATACCACAACTACAACATCAGGATATTACTTGTGATGGATAAATCAAGCaagtttcatgttgttggtaACCCACACAAACAGTTGGGGCGTGGTCCCTAAACAGTAATCCTTCTGTGTGTTGGTGGAGCTCAGGCATTTGAGGCGTGGAAGGCCAACAATCGGGTGATTGTGGGGTTGTGTCACGACTGCATTACACGTCACATTCTTATGCTGCAGCGACTTAGAGCGGGGCCACTCAAGTTGTCGCAATGATCTCTGGTccatttaaagctgcagttgaTAACTTTATTGGAAACCactttttgtcatatttgctcaAACTATCACTATACCCTGACCGTTGTATATGAGACAGATAATCTGTGACAAAATGAATTGATGTTCACGTTGTTACTTTAAACTCAACTTGAGCATCTCCCTTCTTCTCTACCAGGCACACAACCCCAGAGAAGTTCTTCATCGAGGCCTGCGATGAGGGGGCTGATGCTGTGCTGGCAATCGACAGGGTCTCAAATGAAATGACCCTCACAGGTAGAAAGTCTGACAGTTCAATAAGCAAGACAACATGCTTTCAGCTCTGGTGTCTCACCTTTGAACCCTCAGCTTTAAGCTTTGTTTTCACTCTCCACATGTATTTGCTGCATATAgatttattctaaaaaaaatgtcaagaaaTGTACCTGACATGAGTGATCATGTAAGTGGTATGTACATGTTCAAGCTTTATGAACAAAAAAGGTGAACGCAATCTTCTAGAGTGTTGTCCTGTATttcaacatacagtacatttctCTATACATATGGACAGAGGAGTGTGTCATATTAGAACCATTGTTGGTAGGATGGGAAAATTCTGAGTCTGATGAAGCTTGATGGTAGATTGATCAAATTAATATTCAAACCTCTCCTAACTCGTGAGCCATAGGGACATCTTTTACTTTTAgacattacatttttcattcattttggcTGTGTTTATGCATATGACATATTACGGCAAGGATTTGAAATTCAACATCAGCTCCTATAATAAGTCCTAGTATAAAATCATGTTATATGATATATGTCAGGCTGTCATTGTATACCCCTGGCTTTAATAATGAAGTTGTTACCATTTTCCAACAGACTGAGCCTTTTTCTCATGTTTGCCCTATTCGGCTATTACATgctatttttctaaataaacaaaaaactgaGTAAACGCCAGGACAAATATCATCAATATACAGTGAGGAAACAGAGGCaggattttaaataaataaagctcaatTAAAAGCCAGACTAAACAGgtaaagtataataaataaagctcaattaaaagccagaataaaaaggtaaagtataataaataaagctcaatTAAAAGCCAGACCAAACAGgtaaagtataataaataaagctcaatTAAAAGCCAGACTAAACAGgtaaagtataataaataaagctcaatTAAAAGCCAGACTAAAAAGgtaaagtataataaataaagctcaatTAAAAGCAAGACTAAACAGgtaaagtataataaataaagctcaattaaaagccagaataaaaaggtaaagtataataaataaagctcaatTAAAAGCCAGACTAAACAGgtaaagtataataaataaagctcaatTAAAAGCCAGACTAAAAAGgtaaagtataataaataaagctcaatTAAAAGCCAGACTGAAAATTaattttctgttcttttttttcataaaagaATATGCAAACAAAATGGATATATGGTTGTTACGATTTGGACTATTGTGAAACGTATAACACTTAATCACTATCGAGGTAACGATATGAGCGTATTGTatattatttgttgtgttttatcaaTCAGTCTTACATTTAATAGTTGAATCCCATAACCAGGAAGTTGAGAATGCAGATCAAATAGAAAGTGAAAGTACTTTTCTAAAGCATGTAACGTTTGAACCGTTGTGGTGCTTTCTCAGGTAAAATAGACATCCCCCCCTCAGCAGTCACCAGACCTATATGTGGCATCATGGGAACCGTCCGCCTGGTAGCAGGTAGGTACCGTGGTGCTGTCTGTACTTTGTTGAGCATGTCTCTGAAGCCTGCAGTAAAACAGCTGTGACTGCCCACTTCCACCACACAGGGATGTACCTGATAGTCATCACCAGGAAGAGGAATGTGGGCAGCCTCCTGGGCCACGCTGTGTGGAAGGCTGTGGATTTTGACGTGATCTCTTATAAGAAGACTGTGCTGCATCTCTCAGAGATCCAGGTCAGCAAGACTATTCTCTCAAAAACTGCAAAAGACAATGATTCTTTAGAAAATGCACCACTAATAAATGAGCTGCAGATTCACCTTTTATTAAATCTTGGTGCTGGTGTTTACCCATTTCCATGCAGGCACTGTTTTAGTACAACCTAGAGTCATTGTTATTTCAAAACAATGTTCAGTGTCAGAGGTgaacagagaaacacaacatatatttaaaCGTAGCTGGCCTAGCTAGCAGTTTCCTCTGCTTCAAGTCCAAACTCTTCCAGGACCAATCTCTGGACTGGACACAATCAAATGAAACTCTTCTGACTCTGGGTGAGatgtatttcacaaaatgttggtATGTATTTGACTTTAAAGCTCCTGAAAGATTGGTTTCAAACTTTTACATATTTCTCAGCAGCATGGAATATTGATTAAATAAGCAACAATGTTATTTAATAAGAGTTTGACAGTCTGGTCTGCTTCATCTAGACTGGGTGAGTGTGgtttgatcagatttgattgagagaagaaaacaacctCACAACTGTCATCACATCAGATGTTGTTAAATCATGATTGCGATGATTACATATATCACAATTGTGAGCTAAAATACATAacaagacatttattttctagTTGATCCCTAAAACACTTAGTATAGTAGTAATGAGAGTACAGACAAAAATATAATACAGAACATCTCAAAAACTCAAATAAATTCATTATCCGCTTTCATTTAGAAATCAGAGAATGAAATGAAACCTCAGGGTTCCCATATGTCTATGAAAACACATGAGAAATTAGACAAAGTAAAATCTTTTGTTATCCTGGAAAATTATAGTCTGTTTTGCAGAATGAACTGCCATACAATCTGTCAGAGGAGCTCCCAAAATGGGGCACAAGGCCATCTGTAAAGGAAGAGCTACGTTCAGGCTCATATTAACATTTATGCAGaagaatatttgttttgttgaggAAACACACATGGTAGCACATGCAAGTTGGAAGACATTACATCTTGTTTTAAACAATTGACTATTAGATTGGTGAGCATGTGTGCTTCAGTTGATGATGTTCAGGGGCTTGCTACCTGcaaatgttcaatgtttgtgttttaactcTGATTAGCAGcaatgattttaaatgtgtgctgTTAAGAGAGTTGGATAAGATAGAATGGGAAACTGGAGCCCAAAACACGGGCTAAATACTGGCCATATTTATTTCTAGCATTGTATCTTGTTACAGTAAAATGGACCATGACATGCACTGCAGGGGTCCACTTTAAAGACTAACTTATCATTACAAGTAAAGGCCTAAATTATGAGGGGATATAGCCTACTGAGTCAGTGGCTAACAACTACATTTTAATGGTACATTGAGAGTCCAGACTGGCTGGCAGGTTGTTTCTGATTTGCTGAAAATACAGTTGGTCAAAGCACAGAGTTTCACAGGGTAGTGGTCATTTAGACTGGACACTGCAGATGTTTTAGGGGTCTGTTTTGACGTTTTAACTCTCTCATGTGACTGATATGATGACAATATCGGTGATGACATCAGTTAGCTGGTTGGCACATGTTGTGGcacacctcgttcacttcgctcggcttctgccaatcggcttgtagctccgtcactacgagctaaacactcaaagtcacgactgtttgctgtgctggctcctcattggtggaacgagctccccattgacatcaggacagcaggaagtctctacaaactaaaaacacatctttttgactataccttgaatagggaaggtagcgccgtagtagcactttagtacattacattacatttcatttagctgacgcttttatccaaagcgacttacaatactACTTacttgtagtttaactttattgaagaaattgttactttctcgattcttgttgttctgagtttggactcatggtttaatgcactcattgtaagtcgctttggatgaaatcgtcagctaaatgacatgtaatgtaatgttctcAGTACAGGCCCAGCAGCTTTACTCGTATTCACTCTCATGGGGTTTTCCTCACATCCTCTGAGGATACCGACAGTGGCCGGTCCTCTGGCAGACTTCACAGCTGGTTCTCTGTTGAGGAGAGTCTAAAAGGTGTTCATCTCATCAGGCATCATGATGAGCTCCTGCTATTGTAGTGACATTCTGGATCACCTGCCACATCTCTttagtgttgttggtgttgaggtctctcttgaCGCCTTTTCTTTGCCTCCTTGATGCCAGCTTTCACTCTTGCTCTGGTGATGCTGTATGCAGCCTTGTCACCTGGGTGAAAGGCTGCTTGTTTCTCCTTTCGGTTGAGCTCTTTCTTTTGGCTCTGCTCCTTCTCATTCTGGGTCTTTCACACCGCTTTCTGTTAGCCGGGCTGGCTTAGATATGAAAAATATGGAATTATTTCACTCATTGTACCCTGAAATAATTTAAAGGCCCTCAAAGCACTTACAAATAAGCAACTCAACTGTATactacttactgtgtacttctacacaAGACAaacttcaattcaatttgttcaattcagtttattttatatagcccaaaatcacaaattacaaatttgtaaaatataataaataaacagtaaaggAATGTCAACATAATTATGAGGTGTAATGTATGTAGGGTTTTCAAAATCAATATTGCTTCAAAGTgataaaaaagtaataacatGTACATTGTGTGGTGCAATGTTCTTCTACTTTAGAGGAAAACATTGTAGTTCTACATCTACCTGACATGAACATGTTACTGGTTATGTTGAAGATTCAGATTTGACTCTCAAAATATAGCCATTTTTTATGCTTTATTATTTAGTAATTTATTGAGCATCATGTTggattgtgttttctttccacttaTATACagattgaaagaaaaacaagaagcaaTAGTCATTGCAACTGATCAATCAACACTTATCTTCCATCTATTGAAgtcctcttttatttgtttgtccaATTGCCCATCATTTATATCATCAGTTTCTCATTATTATACAGAGTACATTGCTCTCAGCCTATTCATGAAAACTGAATGAAAACCaaaatgtttctgtgtttttcaaatgtcattgttacctttcaaaagctTTCTTGAATTTCgaacaatatattttattcgtTTAAATGAGCCTCAACGTTTCATACGTGTTgtgtattgtctttttttaaatgaaatgtgtttggtCTGAGTCAGTAAGAGTGGTAATTCTCTTTCCTAAAGAGATAGATTACTAGTTAATATTTGTTAACATGTAACAATTCATTTGGCCTGTATGAACTCCATTCTGTAAGATCTTTACCTTCTTTCTGAATTCCTGTTAGAATGGAATTAGTAGTATTGACAAATGTCAACACCTAGAGCCCAATTAAAGGCCCTTTACAATAATAGCAGCAAATCAACTAAAAATTCTTTATAAACGTCTTCACCCGGGTCATTTCCTTCTTGCAGTTATTCATAGCCAATTATATCTGCTCCGAGGTCATCAATGCTCTTTGGGACGAACTTTGGTCTTTGATTTTTTGGAATTATTACATTAGTGACCACTGGCAGTCAAAATGGAACTTAAATTGTCAAATGATGTCCTCCATTATATTTTCTTATCATTTCTGAATGTGGCTGACCAATGAGGTGCATGATAGTAGGGCTGGAATACTTTTATTGCTTCTGTTGATGGTCCATTACACCATCCCCCTCTGTTCCATGTGTCTCTCTAAGTGAGAGCTCCTGTTTCAGGATCGGTTAGTCTTTACAGTCTGGACTCTCACTGTGCTATCTCATTTCAGTGCATTATTCATCTGCAGCGTATTCTTCATGGTAAAACACTGGGGCGTGTCAAACTAATAATGGGCTGTGGCTTAGCAAACGCATTCTATGAGCCCGGCACGACAGTCAGCGCTGTTGGCTTCCTCTTCACAAGACAGAATGGAATGATGTAAGAGCAGCAGCCTTAGTTACTGTTGCCACGCCTGTCAAGCAGTTGACGGCGATAATAATGCAGGTTTACTATTCAAATTcgtattcatttttaaacaatggGTCTGTGATTTGAGATGGAGGTAACAAAAAGCACTCATTTCTAGTTACCAACTGTCTTCTTCGTCAGTGAAAGGAACATTTAGTCACATTGCTCTAGTCACATGGTGGCTACATACATGAGGCCATGCTAAAAGGCTGAAGCTAACCAGTATTGTATtagttataaataaaaatgttacatATATTTCCAAACCAACTTTCCAAATTCTTAAATTTGAGTGAGAAAAGCCGGTAGTTACATAGCTCATCAAAGACttacatttgtgtgaaaatCGTGTGGATTTGCCTCGTGTGCTTCTGACATGACTGAATCCCGTGTTTGGCCCATGAAGTCCATTAAACCCACTGAAAGATGGAGGACGAAGCAACAGAGTGAGTTCAACCTGCCTCATCTCCATCATCTAGTGAAGCAGCATCTGTCTGAGTTCACCGTCAGACACAAGGAAAAGACAGGATCTTTTTGAAACAATAAGAACATTTCACCCCACCTCAAAAACAATACTTGTCCCTCATGCTCAGCATCATGTGTTTTGCGGGTTGAGCCGCACAACTTTACAGAAGATAAAGGTTATGTTATGCAGCATGAAACTATGACGGCTCCACAGCTGTCCGAGGCTTAATGGTAACCTGAAAAGATGGTCCATGCAGGGAGCCATTCCCCTCTCAATGTAGGTAGAAGAGAGGGCTGGTGTCTCAGTGTTGGCAGACActagaaagagaggaggaaggatgggTGCATCCCGAACACACAGCACCAGTAGAACACGAGTATGCAGTTCTCTGCAAAGTGCATGGTCATGAGTTTCCTGAGTTCTAAAAGTCTGTGTTCTTTCCGCCCCAAGTCTCAGGAGAATAAGACTTTCCTGTCCATGATCAACAATGTGCTGATGACCGACGGCTTCTACTTCTGCACTGACTACGACCtgacacacactctgcagcGGCTGGCCAACACCAGCCCCGACTTCCAAGAAATGAGTCTGTTGGAGAGGGTAAGACACCCCATCTGTTGCCTCACAGAGTTTCACCCTATTTTATTTATGGTAACCACTCCAGTGGTCTGACATGCCCAAATACATCCTGGAACTGAAGTGGTTATCTGGTTGTGCTCAGTCTGTAGCACATCGGAGTTTGTGGTGCGTGTGAATATGGTCAATGAGCCTCGCTGTTGTTCCTTCATCACCATGAACTGGAGTTTATTCGGATCAATCCCAAATACAAATACTCactagagcaccaaatgtggacTAAAAATAGTCCCCAATAAATGCACTActtcctcctgtttgagtaatgtCTGCTGAAATCTAAAGAGATCAGCTGTTTCAGGGAATTACTGAGCCTTTAACTGTAAACTCAGTTGTCAGTTTATTGGGTACACCTGGATATCACTCATACAGATGGATTCAACAGTCCTGCAATATATCCagttgttgatgtgtttttgtttaaactTTTTGAGAGGTGTTCGTTCAACtgtatatactatacatatttgtttactgACAGATGTTTCTATAATTTTTCTCCAgctaaataacagaaacacactctCTGTGTGATGCAGTACAATGCAACAGCATGACCACACAGTTGAGGCAcaggcacacatgcacaacataTACACTCACTTCCATTCTATGTGAGCAAGGGGCCTTCTGGTGGTGAAGCACATTCACATCTGGTAAACCTTCAGCTTGAACACCACCTGGTCACTGGCCTGCATTCACACATGTGATGGTACCTTTAAACTGCAATAGGTGTACAtaataaacaggaagttgagTGTATTTATGAGTTCAGTAGGAACCAATGGGCTTGGGCtgagagcaacagacaggaagtcagagaaGTGAGGGACTGACACAGTCcaaaaatgacctcctaatgtcTATTCCTAACCACCTTTCCTTGACCTCTATGGCAATCGCCACAGAGTCAAGGAAAGATGTGAAGGAGAGTTCATGAGGAATTAGAAAAACGGTGGTGTTTAGAGAATCCGACTCCACTTTCACTAAGATACTTGATTCTGATGTGACTGTGATGGTGAAACTCCAACAAGGATACAAGAAGCACAGCTCCAACATGACCccataacatgtattattcTAAAGCATGCAGGCTTAGGAAGAGCTTCTTTAGTGAGAGGCTGCTTCACTTCTGTCACACTTAACAATCAACGCTGCTCCAGTAGAAACTGACAATTCACTTGTGTGCAATATCAAGGAAACTggtcaatatcaatatttcctTTGTGATTTAACCGTCAAGTTATATTTAGATTTGTAACAGTTTAATGATCTATCGTAGGCCGTTTTTACTGATACTTCTTGTTATTGAGAATGAGACTTTGTTCATTGACAGTTTGCTATATTtattgttcttcctgtttgCCTTGATCTTTTCTTTTGATTAGTTTACAATCAGAAAAAtatatctctttgtagtttataAATGGTTTGTACAAGATCATAATGTACTAGAGTTTTCTATGCATGTTTCTTACACAAATATGTGACAATGCCTAAATGACTGTTCAAATGATTGATGTATTATAGTCTTTATCAGGGTGGGGATCTGCAGGCACCCCACCATAGGATTCTGATTCAGAGGGCTATTACGATTAGAAACTTTGATTTCtatacattatttgtttttctcactgTGCAACTTCTTGCtacttttaaaacataaaagtatatttgtattcatccaTAATTGGAATAAACATATAAATTGACTTCCATTGTCCAATATTAATACAATCTAAATAAGTCCATTTCCCTGCCCCTAGTACATTGTTTATACATAatctctgtgtgttttgattCTATTCAGTTCATCATAATGATCATGCCTTTGATTCTGTGCCTGGTGAATAATGTGTTGATGTGGTTTTCAGGCAGATCAGAGGTTTGTGTGGAATGGGAACCTCTTGAGAGAGCTGGCTGCACAACCAGAGGTACTGTTGGCCCATTTGATTTTCACTCCATGTTCTTCTACTTATTTCATGACAATAACTGTCACTGTTTCCTCGTAGCTTCATAAGTTTGCACTTCCTGTTGTCCATGGATGTATCCTTTTCACTGAATCTAGTATCTGGTGCTTTCTAATGAGCATGGGGCATCTCATCTGATCTCCAACACACGGTAGATCAGATGAGAGAAACTGCTGAGCAAAGCGTTTCCTTGACCCTCCTTGTGCAGTCATCGTAATGAAGCCATGCCGTATAAACGGAAAGATCTTTGAGTGGATCCTCATATCCAGGAGGAGCTGCTTCCGGGCCGGCGTCAGATACTATGTTAGAGGTAAACCCTCTGTGCAATGACGCCGTCTCTTTGTTGATCTGCAGTATGAAGGTATGAAGGTCCGCCTCACTGCTAGCTGCTCATGTGTGCTCTCTGTCCTGCTGCCTCCAGGCATCGACTCTGAAGGTCATGCTGCCAATTTTGTGGAGACTGAGCAGATAGTTCTGTATGAGGGAGCAAAGGCTTCATTTATACAGGCAAGTATGCTGTTAAAGACTATTTGAATATGGCTCATTGGTACCTGGCCTTTTCTACGTCTTTCTGTGCAACATTTTCTTCAAGTTTGAGAAATGcagatttccctttttttcatcCCCAGACACGAGGTTCCATCCCCTTTTACTGGAGTCAGAGGCCCAACCTCAAATACAAACCTAAACCTGTGATCAACAAAACCACCAATCACGTGAGAgcctttctgtttctgtgtgcttTTTAATGGTGGAGTGTGAAAATGCTAACCATTCGAAAATGTTGTGTAGATGGATGGTTTCCAGAGGCATTTTGACTCTCAGTTCCTCATCTATGGGAAGCAAACTATTCTGAACCTGGTGAGGACCCTAATCAAGCTCCTTACATTCTTTCTTTGAACAATATCTGAGGCCAATttgtgttgtcttgttttttccAGGTGAACCAGAAGGGCTCAGAGAAGCCACTAGAGCAGGCTTTTGCCAAGATGGTGTCTGGCATGAACAATGGTATGCTCAAGTAAGTGTCCCTCCAGGActtttactatatttatgttCACTGAGCACATGGTCCATGATGTCATCAGGTCAGTAGTCCAATTTATTTACTACCCGCTGAGCTGCTTTCCTCTTTTTATGCTTTCTGTTAGGGTTAGGCCGGCGTCAGTGGTTTTAAACCAGTTTGGAGGCTAGTGGTCATAAAATGAACATGCATAGTGAATCTTGTTAAAGGAGAACTATGACCATTTTCTAAATTCATACATGTTATTCCTGAGAGTCCACTACCACAGGTCAAATAGTGAACACAAACCACTCTCTCCCAAACCCAGATCTGTGATGTCATCCAGTCTAAAGTGTGGAGCCGCTTCATAAGCAAAGAGTAGGGAGAGATGTTCGATGACACTGAGCGCCAGGGGAATGTTTCTGGGTCACTGCAATAGAATAAAACTAATTtg from Cyclopterus lumpus isolate fCycLum1 chromosome 11, fCycLum1.pri, whole genome shotgun sequence harbors:
- the sacm1la gene encoding phosphatidylinositide phosphatase SAC1-A, translated to MATAYERYNLHTTPEKFFIEACDEGADAVLAIDRVSNEMTLTGKIDIPPSAVTRPICGIMGTVRLVAGMYLIVITRKRNVGSLLGHAVWKAVDFDVISYKKTVLHLSEIQSQENKTFLSMINNVLMTDGFYFCTDYDLTHTLQRLANTSPDFQEMSLLERADQRFVWNGNLLRELAAQPELHKFALPVVHGFIVMKPCRINGKIFEWILISRRSCFRAGVRYYVRGIDSEGHAANFVETEQIVLYEGAKASFIQTRGSIPFYWSQRPNLKYKPKPVINKTTNHMDGFQRHFDSQFLIYGKQTILNLVNQKGSEKPLEQAFAKMVSGMNNGMLNYVAFDFHKECSHMRWDRLQILVDDVAETQDQYSYFMVNPEGKTVAQQRGLFRSNCMDCLDRTNVIQSLLARRSLQSQLQRMGVLNVGQRVEEQVEFEKIYKNAWADNANACAVQYAGTGALKTDFTRTGKRTRWGLLMDGWNSMIRYYKNNFSDGFRQDSIDLFLGNFAVDESDGPTPLRVQKDWKFLTLPIIMLVAFSMCIVCLLMAGDTWTETLAYVLFWGAASAITATIILFNGQDFVDAPKLVHKEKLD